Below is a genomic region from Paenibacillus pabuli.
ATTCTTCCGTATTGCTGTAGCCAGGTATAATTGATTGCTCCCATCTCAGCATACCTCCCATGAATGCGAATGAGCCGCCTGCATCAATGCAAAGCGGCTTCTTCTATAATTCAAGACCACAAATGGTCCAATGTATTAACTTCCTGTTGCAGTACGAACACGTTGTTCGGAGCGTCCAGCGGCATTCATCATGGCTCCGTTCATCACCATCTGTTCTGGCGCTGCCGTTTGTTGGCGTTCACCGGCTAGAGCGTATGGCAGGCAGAGCGGCACACCCGAACGTGGATCAATCACGATATCGGCCTCAATGTTGAACACTTCACGGAGCACGTCACAGTTCATGACTTCTACAGGCGAGCCTGTAGCGATCGCTTTACCCTTTTTAATGCCGATCATGTGATGGGCATAGCGGGAAGCATGATTCAGGTCATGCACAACCATAACGATGGTGCGGTTTGCCGTCGCGTTCAGCATCTCCAGTAATTGCAGAACTTCAAGCTGGTGAGCCATGTCGAGGAACGTTGTCGGCTCGTCCAGGAACAAAATATCTGTTTCTTGTGCGAGAGCCATGGCAATCCAGGCACGTTGACGCTGTCCGCCTGACAATTGATCAATTGGGCGGTCGTGGAACTCCGTCATGCCCGTTACTTCGATGGCCCACTCAATCATGCGTTTGTCTTCAGCACGCATGGAGCCGAATCCTTTTTGATAAGGGAATCTTCCGTAGGATACCAGTTCCGTTACTGTCAGCCCCTCTGGAGCCGTAGGATTCTGCGGCAAAATCGCAAGCTGCTTGGCTACTTCACGGGTGGATTGCTTATGAATGGACTTCCCGTCGAGCAAAACACTACCTGCTTTTGGATTCATGATCCGTGCCATCGTCTTCAGGATGGTTGATTTACCTGAACCATTGGCTCCAAC
It encodes:
- a CDS encoding ABC transporter ATP-binding protein, which encodes MFRLETSKLDIAYEERLIVEDLNIQIPQGKITALVGANGSGKSTILKTMARIMNPKAGSVLLDGKSIHKQSTREVAKQLAILPQNPTAPEGLTVTELVSYGRFPYQKGFGSMRAEDKRMIEWAIEVTGMTEFHDRPIDQLSGGQRQRAWIAMALAQETDILFLDEPTTFLDMAHQLEVLQLLEMLNATANRTIVMVVHDLNHASRYAHHMIGIKKGKAIATGSPVEVMNCDVLREVFNIEADIVIDPRSGVPLCLPYALAGERQQTAAPEQMVMNGAMMNAAGRSEQRVRTATGS